One window of Paenibacillus sp. JQZ6Y-1 genomic DNA carries:
- a CDS encoding GNAT family N-acetyltransferase, with the protein MNPSMIRRHDYPDVGCTSSDEVDVEIRWYDQLNRHEIVWQDTEYGQYARSYLLPLLEHGTASLFANVQTQLRILTVDGIPLPITVNDAQYDNSYVCSPYTHYVSYAQQELSMLKMPWLEKGLSLLLRGIGAGMRAAHVNRVVQINNWLLSTNLYPTLTEAQIEKVQAEVNAQYPRHVIIWRSLNEVTTPTLWHTLRTRGNRFIPSRQIYLLDHTHIPSKARWIIKRDRKLMDTFQYTVVRPHEWIEDDIPRMLELYNMLYIKKYSIHNPQFTAAFLRLALEQGTLQLYGLRTEAEGRLDAILGFFARDGVMTTPLFGYDTSLPAETGLYRMLSVLLIELATERGDLLHESSGVGQFKRNRGAYGALEVSAVYTAGRGLSVRCYWWLLEQLLYRIGVPIIHKMKF; encoded by the coding sequence ATGAATCCTTCGATGATACGTAGGCATGATTATCCCGATGTAGGTTGTACAAGTTCCGATGAGGTTGATGTGGAGATTCGCTGGTATGACCAGCTGAATCGACATGAGATCGTGTGGCAGGATACCGAATACGGGCAATATGCGCGCAGCTATCTACTACCGCTATTGGAACACGGCACAGCCTCGCTATTTGCCAATGTGCAGACGCAGCTGCGTATTCTGACGGTGGATGGCATTCCACTACCGATTACCGTGAATGATGCACAATATGATAATTCCTACGTCTGCTCTCCATATACGCATTATGTCAGCTATGCGCAGCAGGAGCTGAGTATGCTAAAGATGCCATGGCTGGAAAAGGGGCTATCGCTGCTGCTACGCGGCATTGGCGCAGGCATGCGGGCAGCGCATGTTAACCGAGTGGTACAGATCAATAATTGGCTGCTATCCACCAATCTATATCCGACACTCACCGAGGCGCAAATTGAAAAGGTACAGGCGGAAGTCAACGCACAGTATCCACGTCATGTGATCATCTGGCGCTCCCTTAATGAAGTGACCACGCCAACACTCTGGCATACGCTACGTACGAGGGGCAATCGTTTCATACCAAGCCGTCAAATTTATCTGTTGGATCATACTCATATCCCTTCCAAGGCGCGCTGGATCATCAAACGCGACCGCAAGCTGATGGACACCTTCCAGTATACGGTGGTGCGTCCGCATGAATGGATAGAGGACGATATTCCGCGTATGCTAGAGCTGTACAATATGTTATACATTAAAAAATATTCGATACATAATCCGCAATTTACGGCTGCCTTTTTGCGACTTGCGCTGGAACAGGGAACCTTACAGCTATATGGATTGCGAACCGAAGCCGAAGGGCGGCTGGATGCGATTTTGGGCTTTTTTGCCCGCGATGGTGTGATGACCACGCCATTGTTCGGATACGATACATCCTTGCCAGCGGAAACAGGGCTGTACCGGATGTTGTCCGTATTGCTGATTGAATTGGCAACAGAGCGTGGTGATCTACTGCATGAAAGCTCCGGTGTTGGTCAATTCAAGCGCAATCGCGGAGCATACGGAGCGCTGGAAGTGTCTGCCGTTTATACTGCTGGACGAGGACTGTCGGTACGCTGCTACTGGTGGTTGCTAGAACAGCTGCTATATCGAATCGGTGTGCCGATCATTCATAAAATGAAATTTTGA
- a CDS encoding SDR family oxidoreductase: MSTSFQQQGVHHAPSIDGKQIVLITGSSSGFGLLTAITLARQGWQVIATMRDVSRRDELDRQAEEAGVQGNIHCLRLDVTEPESIGEVLSIVMKQYGRLDVLINNAGYAVGGFIEHVPMDVWRAQLETNVFGLIAVTREVLPIMRKQRSGQIINISSISGIAAFPGYAPYATSKFAIEGFSESLRHEMAAFGVHVVLVEPGAYQTAIWSKGLDDIHTGATGEPSPYERQLDKILDYSRHSAEHAPHPQQVADVIARIVRKRRPRLRYPIGRGSGLLVWARRLLPAGLLEYIIQRVLR; encoded by the coding sequence ATGTCGACTTCGTTTCAACAGCAAGGGGTTCATCATGCTCCATCAATCGACGGCAAACAAATCGTGCTGATTACTGGCAGTTCCAGCGGCTTCGGGCTGCTGACGGCAATTACGCTGGCGCGTCAGGGCTGGCAGGTGATTGCTACGATGCGTGATGTATCTCGCAGGGATGAACTGGATCGACAGGCAGAAGAGGCAGGTGTACAGGGGAATATTCACTGTTTGCGTCTGGATGTGACAGAGCCTGAATCTATCGGCGAAGTGCTGTCTATCGTTATGAAGCAGTACGGACGGCTGGATGTGCTGATTAACAATGCGGGCTATGCGGTAGGTGGCTTTATCGAGCATGTGCCGATGGACGTATGGCGCGCGCAATTAGAGACGAATGTGTTTGGACTGATTGCGGTGACTCGTGAGGTGCTGCCGATCATGCGGAAGCAGCGTAGTGGACAGATCATCAATATTAGCAGTATCAGTGGCATTGCTGCTTTTCCGGGGTATGCGCCGTATGCGACATCCAAATTTGCCATCGAGGGCTTTAGCGAAAGTCTGCGTCATGAGATGGCAGCGTTCGGCGTTCATGTGGTGCTCGTCGAGCCGGGCGCGTACCAAACTGCGATTTGGAGCAAAGGATTGGACGATATTCATACCGGAGCAACAGGTGAACCTTCTCCATATGAACGTCAGCTTGACAAGATACTGGACTACTCTCGTCATTCTGCTGAGCACGCGCCACATCCGCAGCAGGTTGCCGATGTGATCGCTCGCATTGTACGCAAACGAAGACCGCGTTTACGTTATCCCATTGGACGTGGTAGCGGTCTGTTGGTATGGGCGCGCCGCTTGTTACCTGCTGGCTTGCTAGAATATATAATCCAGCGCGTATTGCGTTAA
- a CDS encoding alpha/beta hydrolase, with product MIIPTRRTHPVITILRIATQSIILLFAGLLALWAILAQLLAIIPSQWLVPVLRFGSAQTVILTISIIRDGMGVYGVIYTFVPLVLLLLLLWWFRRKPRWLKVLVTLCAAAFVVSLITYISLVVTVAREGGGVHAFAPATMQMQQWGKPDQTLTFGKPEGTPLKADLYMPSKASASATPDGKIPVVVRVHGGGFTSGDKAPTPYNRFLADHGYAVLDVQYRLANPQQHTWQTEVGDVGCALTWLNTKGADNYPLDLSRVGIFGDSAGGNLAINAAYMSNNSTLQPTCGSSSELPHIKAVTALYPVVNMVVAQQQSAIGYTVGQSYIGGTPAQYPERYEFTAPMTHVSKQAPPTLIIQGGRDHLVLPRPVQEFATQIAEKGIVTRYIELPFLDHQAGDGLSTITVGTLAQQQFLLSWMDQYVK from the coding sequence ATGATCATTCCAACTCGTCGCACTCATCCTGTAATAACGATTCTTCGTATTGCCACACAATCCATTATTTTGTTGTTCGCCGGATTGCTGGCGTTGTGGGCGATTCTGGCGCAGCTACTAGCGATTATTCCTTCGCAGTGGCTAGTGCCTGTGCTGCGCTTTGGTAGCGCGCAAACGGTCATCTTGACCATTTCTATTATTCGTGACGGCATGGGCGTGTATGGTGTCATCTACACATTCGTCCCACTCGTATTGCTGTTGCTGCTTCTATGGTGGTTCCGACGCAAACCGCGTTGGCTAAAGGTATTGGTTACGTTATGTGCCGCAGCGTTTGTCGTCAGCCTGATTACCTATATCAGTCTGGTGGTGACGGTAGCGCGCGAGGGGGGCGGTGTCCATGCCTTTGCGCCAGCTACGATGCAGATGCAGCAATGGGGCAAGCCCGATCAGACCTTGACCTTTGGTAAGCCGGAGGGAACGCCGTTGAAGGCAGATTTATATATGCCCTCAAAGGCTTCCGCGTCAGCCACACCAGATGGTAAAATACCTGTCGTGGTACGTGTGCACGGCGGCGGCTTCACATCAGGCGATAAAGCGCCAACGCCGTATAATCGGTTTCTAGCAGATCATGGGTATGCGGTGCTAGATGTACAATATCGACTTGCAAATCCGCAGCAGCATACATGGCAGACCGAAGTGGGCGATGTCGGCTGTGCGCTGACTTGGCTAAACACCAAGGGCGCCGACAATTACCCGCTGGATCTTTCGCGGGTCGGCATATTCGGTGACTCGGCAGGCGGGAATCTGGCAATCAATGCAGCATATATGTCCAATAACAGTACTCTTCAGCCGACCTGCGGTAGTAGCAGTGAGTTACCCCATATTAAGGCAGTGACGGCGCTGTATCCAGTCGTCAATATGGTTGTTGCACAGCAGCAGTCAGCGATTGGGTATACCGTAGGGCAAAGCTATATAGGCGGTACGCCAGCGCAATACCCAGAACGATATGAATTTACTGCTCCGATGACCCATGTGAGCAAGCAGGCACCGCCCACGCTGATTATTCAGGGCGGACGAGATCATCTGGTGCTGCCGAGACCAGTGCAGGAATTCGCGACACAGATTGCCGAGAAGGGCATCGTTACACGATATATTGAGCTGCCATTTCTAGATCATCAGGCAGGAGATGGATTGTCTACGATCACGGTAGGCACGCTAGCACAGCAGCAATTTCTGCTAAGTTGGATGGATCAGTATGTAAAATAA
- a CDS encoding alpha/beta hydrolase: protein MSTTLEPNNGTPSSEHEDTPIVLTRQLRFKHIIIAFLLSIVFFFLFCFVALHAYIAWVLSNPTVASVYSNPMQAKNMAYEDITFPARDGSRMMQGWYIPAETKSSKTIIFSHGYGANREETWIPMYDLAHYAHRLNFNVIMFDYGFAAKTNKEVATGGKKEAQQLLGAIDLAKQRGAQELVVWGFSMGAGTALQAGLLTDQVDAMILDSTFLLEPDTLYYNIRQQLDLPQHPSIEILEFLLPIVNGTSLNQIPYQQVKSKDYPFPIFFIHGTQDSKAPYQIAQLLASHQTNPNSEVWIIPGAHHELEFREHPREYLRNVSNFLSNLNLAGEDEVNNEPMLNDATGGNETNPTTDSVPIPASEAEKQSQSEQSTDTKENSSNPTE, encoded by the coding sequence ATGTCTACAACTCTCGAGCCGAATAACGGGACCCCATCATCCGAGCATGAAGACACACCGATTGTGCTAACGCGGCAATTACGCTTCAAGCACATCATTATCGCCTTTTTGCTGTCTATCGTATTTTTCTTTTTATTCTGCTTTGTCGCGCTGCATGCGTACATCGCTTGGGTACTGTCCAATCCGACGGTAGCCAGCGTCTATTCCAACCCGATGCAGGCGAAAAACATGGCGTACGAAGACATTACATTCCCTGCCCGCGATGGCAGCCGGATGATGCAGGGCTGGTATATCCCGGCTGAAACCAAATCTAGCAAAACGATTATTTTTAGTCATGGCTATGGTGCGAACCGTGAGGAAACATGGATTCCGATGTATGACCTCGCCCATTACGCCCATCGACTGAATTTCAATGTGATTATGTTCGACTACGGCTTCGCAGCCAAAACGAACAAGGAAGTCGCCACGGGCGGCAAAAAGGAAGCACAGCAACTGCTAGGCGCTATTGATCTGGCCAAGCAGCGCGGTGCGCAGGAGCTGGTTGTCTGGGGCTTTTCCATGGGAGCCGGAACCGCGTTACAGGCAGGTCTGTTGACTGACCAAGTGGATGCGATGATTCTAGATAGCACCTTCCTGCTAGAGCCGGATACCCTGTACTACAATATCCGCCAGCAGCTGGATCTGCCGCAGCATCCATCGATTGAGATTCTGGAATTCCTGTTGCCGATCGTTAACGGCACAAGTCTGAATCAGATTCCGTATCAACAGGTAAAAAGTAAAGATTATCCGTTCCCGATCTTCTTTATCCACGGGACGCAGGATAGCAAGGCACCGTACCAGATTGCTCAATTGCTCGCCTCGCACCAGACGAACCCGAATTCTGAAGTATGGATTATTCCGGGGGCGCACCATGAGTTGGAATTCCGCGAGCATCCGCGCGAGTATTTGCGCAATGTGTCCAACTTCCTCAGTAATCTGAATCTGGCGGGCGAGGATGAAGTGAACAACGAGCCTATGCTGAATGATGCTACAGGTGGTAATGAAACGAATCCGACTACCGACTCTGTACCGATTCCGGCATCGGAAGCGGAGAAGCAGTCCCAATCGGAGCAATCTACGGATACTAAGGAAAACAGCAGTAATCCGACAGAATAG
- a CDS encoding IclR family transcriptional regulator: MEDRKLTVRAVERALDILLCFTRSGDLGLTEIASEIGLHKSTVHRLLATLEDKGFVVRNSATDKYRLGIKIWELSTHLSQSDDPATMLLPDMEQLRDRLGETISLYIRDGAERLRIQAVQSNQAIRRVAPVGARLPLTVGASSKVLVAFSGELEREQILSTAEWPTNVDPVLYRQQLEEVQQSGYSTSYEEREPGAAAVAVPVFDSAGQLRASLSLSGPVSRLSLDKLHEYAPVLVEVAHDMGIKLR, translated from the coding sequence ATGGAAGACCGCAAACTGACTGTGCGCGCTGTAGAGCGTGCGCTTGATATACTACTTTGTTTTACCCGCTCCGGCGATCTGGGACTCACCGAAATCGCTTCAGAGATCGGACTGCACAAAAGCACTGTCCATCGTCTGCTGGCAACGCTAGAGGATAAGGGCTTTGTTGTGCGTAATAGCGCGACTGACAAATACCGTCTGGGCATCAAAATCTGGGAGCTATCGACACATCTGTCTCAAAGCGATGATCCAGCGACGATGCTGCTGCCGGATATGGAGCAGCTACGCGATCGGTTAGGCGAGACGATTAGTCTGTACATCCGTGATGGTGCTGAGCGTCTGCGCATTCAAGCTGTGCAAAGCAATCAAGCCATTCGCCGTGTGGCTCCGGTCGGCGCACGCTTGCCGCTGACCGTCGGCGCATCCAGCAAAGTGCTAGTCGCCTTTTCTGGGGAATTGGAGCGTGAGCAAATTCTGAGCACAGCTGAATGGCCGACCAATGTCGATCCGGTGCTGTACCGTCAGCAATTGGAGGAAGTGCAGCAAAGCGGCTATTCTACCAGCTACGAGGAGCGCGAGCCGGGAGCAGCAGCGGTTGCTGTACCGGTGTTCGACAGTGCTGGACAGCTGCGCGCATCGCTGTCGTTATCGGGACCCGTTAGCCGATTATCGCTGGACAAGCTGCATGAATATGCGCCTGTGCTGGTTGAGGTGGCACATGATATGGGCATCAAGCTTCGCTAA
- the acnA gene encoding aconitate hydratase AcnA, with product MSVKDSFSVGRELKVKDKSYRYFSLEALKEQGFSSIDKLPFSIRVLLEAAVRQFDGHAITEEHVKQLAGWAEGREEKEIPFIPARIVLQDFTGVPVVVDLAAMRDFVKSQGGDPKQINPLVPVDLVIDHSVMVDAFGTPDALEYNVNVEFERNEERYRFLRWAQTAFDNFRAVPPSTGIVHQVNLEYLASVAATKTVDGETQVFPDSLVGTDSHTTMINGLGVVGWGVGGIEAEAGMLGQPLYFVMPEVIGFKLTGSLSEGATATDLALTVTEMLRKKGVVGKFVEFYGPGLGNISLADRATVANMAPEYGATIGFFPVDDETLFYLRNTGRADDQVELVEAYYKAQNMFRTAETPDPVFSDVIELDLASVVPSLAGPKRPQDRIELTDMKLSYNTAIRTPVESGGYGLSDAKIAEKIKVQHPNGKTSEMGAGAVVIAAITSCTNTSNPSVMIGAGLLAKKAVERGLTVPGYVKTSLTPGSLVVTEYLQKAGVDKSLEQLGFYLAGYGCATCIGNSGPLPDEVSQAIADNDLTVASVLSGNRNFEGRVHAQVKMNYLASPPLVVAYALAGTVDIDLTNDPIGHDPQGEPVYLKDIWPTAKEIRDAIGLSISPEMFRSRYENVFTANKRWNDIPVPQGELYEWDPNSTYIQNPPFFESVAKGMNDIQDIRHARVLALMGDSVTTDHISPAGNISPSSPAGQYLKEHNVERKDFNSYGSRRGNHEVMMRGTFANIRIRNQVAPGTEGGVTKYLPTDEVMSIYDASMRYQAEGQNLVVIAGKEYGTGSSRDWAAKGTFLLGVKAVITESFERIHRSNLVGMGVMPLQFQEGYSWKQLGLNGTEVFDIVGLNNDVKPGQTLNVTATREDGTTFEFPVTVRLDSAVDVDYYHNGGILQTVLRQMMKSANKGETV from the coding sequence ATGTCCGTTAAAGATTCATTTTCCGTTGGCCGTGAACTGAAAGTGAAAGACAAAAGTTACCGTTATTTCAGCCTTGAAGCGCTGAAAGAGCAAGGGTTTTCCAGCATTGATAAGCTTCCATTCTCCATTCGCGTATTGCTGGAAGCAGCTGTTCGTCAATTCGATGGACACGCGATCACTGAGGAGCATGTAAAACAACTCGCGGGATGGGCTGAAGGCCGTGAGGAAAAAGAGATTCCATTTATCCCTGCACGTATCGTATTGCAGGATTTCACTGGCGTACCTGTCGTTGTCGATCTGGCAGCTATGCGCGATTTTGTAAAAAGTCAGGGCGGCGATCCGAAGCAGATCAACCCGCTTGTACCGGTTGACCTGGTTATTGACCACTCCGTCATGGTAGATGCGTTCGGTACACCGGATGCACTTGAATATAACGTAAATGTTGAATTTGAACGTAACGAAGAGCGTTACCGTTTCCTGCGTTGGGCGCAAACGGCATTTGATAATTTCCGTGCTGTACCTCCATCCACTGGTATCGTTCACCAAGTAAACTTGGAGTATCTGGCTTCCGTCGCAGCAACCAAAACAGTTGACGGCGAAACGCAAGTATTCCCAGATTCCCTCGTTGGTACAGACTCCCACACGACCATGATCAACGGTCTGGGCGTTGTCGGCTGGGGTGTCGGCGGTATCGAAGCCGAAGCTGGTATGCTCGGTCAACCGCTGTACTTCGTTATGCCTGAAGTTATCGGCTTCAAACTGACAGGTAGCCTGAGCGAAGGTGCAACTGCAACCGACCTCGCGCTGACTGTTACCGAAATGCTGCGTAAAAAAGGCGTTGTCGGCAAATTCGTTGAGTTCTACGGTCCGGGTCTGGGCAACATCAGTCTGGCTGACCGTGCGACAGTTGCCAACATGGCTCCAGAGTACGGCGCAACAATCGGTTTCTTCCCTGTCGATGACGAAACGCTGTTCTACCTGCGCAACACAGGTCGTGCTGATGACCAAGTAGAACTGGTAGAAGCTTACTACAAAGCACAAAACATGTTCCGTACAGCTGAAACTCCTGATCCGGTATTTAGCGATGTAATCGAGCTGGATCTGGCTTCCGTTGTACCGAGTCTTGCAGGTCCAAAACGTCCACAAGACCGTATCGAACTGACTGATATGAAACTGAGCTACAATACAGCGATCCGCACACCGGTTGAATCCGGCGGCTACGGTCTGTCCGACGCAAAAATTGCCGAGAAGATCAAAGTTCAACATCCTAACGGCAAAACAAGCGAAATGGGCGCAGGCGCAGTTGTCATTGCAGCGATCACTAGCTGTACGAACACCTCTAACCCAAGCGTTATGATCGGCGCAGGTCTGCTTGCTAAAAAAGCAGTCGAACGCGGTCTGACTGTACCAGGTTATGTGAAAACAAGTCTGACTCCAGGCTCCTTGGTTGTTACCGAGTATCTGCAAAAAGCCGGCGTCGACAAATCACTGGAACAACTCGGCTTCTACCTTGCTGGTTACGGCTGTGCAACATGTATCGGTAACTCCGGTCCATTGCCAGACGAAGTAAGCCAAGCGATTGCAGATAACGATCTGACCGTTGCTTCCGTGCTGTCCGGTAACCGTAACTTTGAAGGTCGTGTCCATGCTCAGGTGAAAATGAACTATCTGGCTTCGCCACCGCTCGTTGTAGCCTACGCGCTTGCTGGTACAGTCGACATTGACCTGACAAACGATCCAATCGGACATGATCCACAAGGCGAGCCAGTTTATCTGAAAGACATCTGGCCAACAGCGAAGGAAATTCGCGATGCGATCGGTCTGTCGATCAGCCCTGAAATGTTCCGCAGCCGTTACGAAAATGTCTTCACTGCCAACAAACGCTGGAACGATATCCCTGTACCACAGGGCGAACTGTACGAATGGGACCCGAATTCCACGTACATCCAGAACCCGCCATTCTTCGAAAGCGTGGCAAAAGGCATGAACGACATTCAAGATATCCGCCATGCACGCGTACTCGCGCTGATGGGCGATTCCGTAACAACTGACCACATCTCGCCAGCGGGTAACATTTCGCCATCTTCGCCAGCAGGTCAGTATCTGAAAGAGCACAATGTAGAACGCAAAGACTTCAATTCCTACGGCTCCCGTCGTGGTAACCATGAAGTTATGATGCGCGGTACATTTGCCAACATTCGTATCCGTAACCAAGTGGCTCCGGGCACAGAGGGCGGCGTAACGAAGTATCTGCCAACCGACGAAGTGATGTCCATTTACGATGCCTCCATGCGTTACCAAGCAGAAGGTCAGAATCTGGTCGTGATCGCTGGTAAAGAGTATGGTACAGGTAGTTCCCGTGACTGGGCAGCCAAAGGTACATTCCTGCTAGGTGTCAAAGCGGTTATTACCGAAAGCTTTGAGCGTATTCACCGCAGTAACTTGGTGGGTATGGGCGTTATGCCGCTTCAATTCCAAGAAGGCTACAGCTGGAAACAGTTGGGTCTGAATGGTACCGAAGTATTCGATATTGTCGGTCTGAACAACGATGTAAAACCGGGTCAAACGCTGAACGTTACCGCTACACGCGAAGACGGCACTACGTTTGAATTCCCTGTTACCGTTCGTCTGGACAGCGCAGTGGATGTAGATTACTACCATAACGGTGGTATCCTGCAAACCGTTCTGCGTCAAATGATGAAGAGCGCCAACAAAGGTGAAACCGTATAA